In Papaver somniferum cultivar HN1 chromosome 1, ASM357369v1, whole genome shotgun sequence, a genomic segment contains:
- the LOC113272193 gene encoding uncharacterized protein LOC113272193 produces the protein MELLEGYHRERDLRRLLEEARRENHELRYEEERKREVESKRVKTEVNIDEIRRRTIDHEVLCELRSLKMQVGSSQKGDEERGRSRRKDPRGDGGGRHKLKNKGQIGEESTAWTELKLPELNTTLEKVWEEVILTEEISAPPNLGREPVPGSKSHEFCRYHRFHGHHTNSCRSVRKIIHRLIKQGKLAHYIDRKETPMITCHHKQAKESRERRRLGCNFIAHSRGSFHDFEDNVLSRVYKVDRKGNEIMNSPKE, from the coding sequence ATGGAGTTGCTAGAAGGGTATCATAGAGAAAGAGACTTAAGGAGGCTGTTAGAAGAGGCGAGACGGGAAAATCACGAGCTAAGGTATGAGGAGGAGAGGAAACGTGAGGTGGAAAGCAAACGCGTCAAAACAGAAGTAAACATTGATGAAATAAGAAGGAGAACCATAGATCACGAGGTCTTATGCGAGCTACGAAGCTTAAAGATGCAGGTTGGAAGTTCACAAAAAGGCGACGAGGAAAGGGGAAGATCTAGACGAAAAGATCCACGAGGAGATGGAGGAGGGAGGCATAAGCTGAAAAACAAAGGGCAGATCGGAGAAGAATCGACGGCCTGGACGGAGTTAAAACTTCCAGAACTTAACACAACTTTGGAGAAAGTATGGGAGGAGGTGATATTAACCGAAGAGATATCAGCACCACCAAATCTGGGGAGAGAACCGGTCCCGGGAAGCAAGAGTCATGAATTTTGCAGGTATCATCGTTTCCACGGACACCATACCAACAGCTGCAGGAGTGTAAGGAAGATCATACACCGGCTTATCAAACAAGGGAAACTCGCGCACTACATTGATCGGAAGGAGACACCGATGATTACTTGTCACCACAAGCAAGCAAAGGAAAGCCGAGAAAGGAGACGATTAGGCTGTAATTTCATAGCGCATTCCAGGGGAAGTTTCCATGATTTTGAAGATAATGTACTCTCAAGAGTGTACAAGGTGGATCGCAAAGGTAATGAGATAATGAACTCCCCTAAGGAATAA